The genomic region GATCAGTGCCGGGGGCGGTGAGGTGGGTGCCTGGGGCGGGGGGCTTTGTGCCCCGGCCGGCGTGGCTGGGCTCCCCCCGGCCGCAACGGCCGAGCCCATTCAGTTGCAGTGGCCCGCGGCTAATCCAAGCTGATGCCTGGTTGTGTGCAGCGGCCGTGTGCCCAGGACCTGTTTCGGCCAAAGCCTGGCCACCTGCtctgctggggcggggggcggcggggcgtcCCTCCTGGGGACAagaggaccccccccccagcgcccgcTCCCCGGCTCGCCCTGCCCGGCAGGTTCCTGCGGGACGACTACACCATCCAGGTGGCCATCAATGACTACCTGGACATCTACTGCCCGCACTACGAGGGGGCCGTGCCCGCCGGCCGGGCAGAGACCTTCACGCTCTTCATGGTGGACTGGGAGGGCTACCGCGGCTGCTACGAGACCCCCGGCGCCTTCAAGCGCTGGGAGTGCAACCGGCCCCAGGCGCCCTTCGGGCCCGTCCGCTTCTCCGAAAAGATCCAGCGTTTCACCCCCTTTTCGCTCGGCTTCGAGTTCCAGCCGGGGGAGACCTACTACTACATCTGTGAGTCACCGGGGGGTGGGTGCAGCCGGGCTGGGGTCCCACCGGGGTCCGGCTGCGCCCAGGGGTCTGGGTGGAACCGGGCTGGGGACGCGTGAGAGGGTCGGGGCGCGCTGAGGGTCTGGATGGGACCGCGCGGGGTCGTCGGGGAGGGGCCGGCTGCACTGCATGCAGATGAGGTTGAGGCGAACGAGGGGAGGGGTCTGGGTGGAACTGGGGTGGGGGTTgatggggtggggtgtgggggggtctgTCTGCACCCGGGGATCTGGATCTGGATGCAAGAGGGATTGGGGTGCATGAGGTGGTCGGGGTGCACCGAGGATTTGGACGCAACTGGGGGAGGGGGCGTCGGGGAGGGTCCGGCTGCACCGCGACTCTGGGTGCTGCCGAGGGTGGGACAAactggggggggtctgggtgccctCGGGGAGTTGGGGTGCGACCGGGGTTGGGGtgcatggtgggggggggggggtccagctGCACCTAGAGCTATGGATGCAACGTGGGTCGGAGCACACGGGGGAGGgtcggggtgcccgggggggggtcTGGATGCCCCCGGGTGGGGGCGCGGGAGGGTGCcggtcccgccgcccgccgccagggggcgccccagGCCCGGCTCTggcccggccccggccgtcgGGGGGGTCCCgtcccaggctgggggggggggggggggggggggggtcgtgcCGAGGGGGGGGGGACCCGCTGAtgtgtcccctctgcccagccGTCCCCAGCCCCGAGAGCGCCGGGCGCTGCCTGAAGCTGCGGGTCTCCGTCTGCTGCAGAAACACCAGTGAGTccggccgggggaggggggggtgactGCACCCCAAAAATCTGGGGCTCCCCCTCCCCTGTCTCTGGGGCAGCCTGGCCCCCACTGGGGCCTCGGGGGGGCGGACACGGTGTGTCCCAGGGGAGCCGGTCACTGACACCGTCGGGGTTTGTTTCAGCGCCGGAACCGGTGACGGAGGTTCCCAATTCGCAGCCCCGTGGgcgcggggggccggagggtgagtatggggcgggcggggggccggaggggtggcggggggccGGGGATGGGCTCGCCCTTactctgctcctgccctggcagaCGCAGTGCCCGCCCGGGGCGTCgcagccccgctgcagccctgTGCCCTATGCCTGGCGCTCCCGCTCCTCGCCCTGCTCCGGATCTGACCCCCGGCACTGCCCATGGCGGGGAGACGGGCTCCTCTGCCCCACCGCCCGCCTCCAGACTTCTCCTCCGCCGTCATCCCCACCCCACCGAgcctgtggggcagccccgggccaCGACTCACCCGCCGGACCCCCCACAGAACCGAGCCGGGGCCGGGAGCTCCGGGCTGGAAGGTGAGTGGGGTGCGGGTGggctgccggggtgggggggtgggtgccCTCGCCCTTCGCCGTGCCGCAGCATCCCCCGACCgcgctctctccctccctcccagggacCTGGATTCCCGCTGGCATCGCCGCACACCGGCCCCCCCCCTTGCCCCGGCGTTGGGCTCCCCACAGCTCGGCCGgaccctgctctgccccagggccGTCGCCTCGTCTCGTGCCTTCCCCCATggaccccctccccgccccgggggaTGCCGGGGACCCCTCCAGGCCCTGGAGCGGGCGCCGGATGGAGGCCCCTCTGCTGCCTTGTCCTCCAGCGAGGACACACCGATCTGTCTTCTGGGAAgacgccctcctcctcctcctcctcctcctcctcctcatcctgcctGACCAGCCCCTACGGTTTGGTTTTAACCCCTGGTAGTGACTGAGCCGAGCAATACAGTGTTTGCAAGATCGCCCTCGGGCTCTGCGACCCCCCcgatccccccccagccctggcctcgCGCTGCCCGCGGTCCcctcctgcccgtgcccacctGCCCGcggtccccgtccccccggggACGCTGGGGCACGGGCCGtggggggctgctccccaggggTGCCCGCGCCTCTGGCCACCACCTTtctggccggggggggggggtttaattGCAGCGATTTGATATTGAGACGTCAACTCATGTCACAGGGAGAGCTTTAATTACAGATGAGCTGCCTGCAATTAGCGCCTGGCAGCGGGACCCAGAGGCAGCTGCCGGCGCCTGGGAAGGGACAGGGACGAGGGGTGgtggggcttggggggggtgggtcGCTCACCTGGAGCCCCCGGCCGGGCGCGCTGGCCCCACTCGCTGCCCTTGGCTGGGCTTGGTTTGCCAGCGGGGCGACGGTcctccgtccgtccgtctgtctgtcccctCATTAGGGTGTACCCCAAAGTGGGGGGCTGTGGGATGTCAgttgggggggggacgacacagtTGAGGTGTCACCCTTTGCCAAGGGGGCACCCAGGTGGCTGTGGGGGGGCCGAcctcctggcacagctgggaCCCTGCTGGGGTCATGGCTCCGGTGCAGCCGCAGCATGGAGCCGGCAACGCCATGCCCCGGGAGCGATGCTCAAGGCTCCCGCAGCCACCGGTGGGTCCTGTCCCCCCCTCAAGGCTCCCGCAGCCGCCGGTGGgtcctgtccccccctccccatgggTGCAGCCCCCCGCTGCCCTCCTCGGGGGGCCCAGCCGGAGCCGAGTTCCCCATGGGGCTGGCGGCAGCtgggcccccgcagccccctccccgcgcaGGCGTTGCCGGCCGCCCGCCGCAGTGGTGCTGGGCACGTCAGACAGGTTTTATGGCTTCTCCGGAGAAACTGCTCGGCAAGAGGCTGAGCAAAAGCATCGACCGCGTCGCGCCCCTCCCCCCCTGCGCCGCTGcctgcccttccccccccccccaccctgcaccccGTCCTCGCATGGACGGGGGCACCCTGTCCCCATGGGGGGCGCCGCGGGGCCAGGCCCCACCGTGGGGCTCGCAAGGGTGCCCCGAATCTGCCCGGTGCAAGGGGGTCCGTGCCCTGTGTGACCTCCCCGCTATGTGGGGATGCTGGGAGAAACCGTCTCCCATGGGTCCCCCCCGATATGGGaaggctggctgggggggggcgtCCCCCAAAGGACCGCCCTGCAGGGATATTGGGGGTCATGGTGACCTGTGGGATGCCCACGCAGGGATtcagggggcgggggggcccgCTGTGCCCTGCGGGATCCCCGTGGCGTGGATGCAGGAAGGCTGTCCCCTGCGGGAGCCCCACCTTGGGGTGTCGGGGGTGACGGTGACCCGCGGGACCCCCAGGCAGGGATTCTGGGGGGCTGCCCATCTCCCCTCCCTGGGCCCCGGGGCGCTCCCAGGTGAGGCTGAGGGTccctggggggtcccaggggtgggTGCCAGGTCCTGGAGCAGCGGGGCCCTGTCCTTGAGCGGGGGGATGCTTGGTATGCGGGAGCTGCTGCCGGCTTCAAATCCCATCGACTTCCAATGAGCAATGCCATCAATAAAAGCTAATTGATGGCACGGCCGCTCCAAATCAGATTCCCCGTCCCCTGAATCGAATTGATGGCTCCGCGCCCCGCAGCCAGCCGCGGCAGAAATTGAATCTATTAAAGGAATAGGCTCCATTAGCCCGTCCCTTCTGTCTCGCAATCTCCCTGCCTCGGGGCTCCCCCCTGATGCCAGCcgcacaccccacaccccccccagctccccactgccACCCGCACCGGCCGGGATGCTCAGGTGCCAGGACACCCGGGTCCCACCGGGGAAGGGCGTGGGGTGAGGGTGCCCCATGAAGCAGCTCCGGGCGTGGCGGGCGGCCGTTAAACCCTCCgaaattgggaagaaaaaaacgTACCGCCGGGAACAGAAAATGAGGCGAGACGGTAATAGGCAGCCCTGGGATGAAGAGGGGCAATAAAGAGGCGGTGGGCTGCGCCGGCGGCATGGGAGACACGGTGACGGCAGGTGAGGCGGTGGCACGGCGTGGCTGTGACCGGCCCCGTGCCCCGGCTCGCTGGTGGGACGGGGGGGCCCGCAGCCCCGTGGCGCTCCCAGCAGCATGTCAGGAAGGTCCTGGCACCGGGTCCCCCAGCCGGCCATGCTGCcctggccccccctgccccccccagccatACCAGGAGAGGGGACCCGGCACACCCCGACACCCCTCGCCGCCCGGGAGGAGGGTGAGGTCAGGCACCGCGGCCACGCTGGAGGGGCAGCCCCAGGACACGCAGGGTGGGATGCAGGGCCTGgtgccccccccgccatcccaagagggctggaagggaggagcatgccccccgccccccggggtGGTGGGACCCATCCATGCCTGTCTCCCATGGGCGCAGGGCAGCggctgcagcccccgcccggGAGCTGCCGAGAGCATCCTGGAGATGGGAAATGGCTCTGCGTCACCATGGAAACGGGGCCACCGACTCGCCATGCCGAGGGGACGTGTGTGCCGAGCCCCGAGGAGCGCGGCACCGGGAGAGCCGGGCGCTGGGCGCGATGCGCCGGGCGCCAGGCACTGACCGCAGGTTCTTCCCTGGCACCCTGGGGCCACGCCACAGCGCCCAGCGCCCGGCTCGGTCCCTGCTCCCGCATCACCTGGCGGTCGCGGGCACGTGGCGAGATGCCACCCCAGTGCGACGCCACTCAGTGCGTTGCCACCCCACCCGGGCAGCCCTGCACCGGTACTCGGCGCTGGGCGCgcggggccggagccggagccggagctgGCCGTTCCCTGAGCAGCCGCCTGATGATGTGCATCGTCAAGGTTATAATTTAGCAAAACACTCAGCAGGGGCTTTGGAGGGAGCCGGCCCGCGCCAGCTAATTAGCCAGAGCCGCACGCACCGAGGCCGCGCCAGCCATAGCAATGAGGGCACGTGCACCGGGGCGCGCCGGCTCGCACCAGCGCGGCACACGCGCGCGGGGACCATCGCATCCCACTCCCCCCCAGTCCGGCGGGGCTGGCACTGGGTGCCAGGTGGGCAGCCGTATCTCTGCTGGCCGAGTCCCGCTGCCGGGTGGGAGCAGAGGGCACCGCCGCTTCTCTGGGCTGGCCCAGGGGCTAGCACGGCAGCCCGGGCACCGGTGGGTGTGCGCACCCAGGGGCGCCGGGTGCAGGCAGACGCCGCCTTCGTGCGTCCCCGCTCTGCACCGGGGTGTCTGtccgtccctgcctgcccctgtcTGCCCGTGCCCTTGCGCGTGTCGGGGTGCCGGCAGTGGCTTGGCAGGGcggccccccccgtccccccctcagcctgctGTAATCCTGACGGACAATAATCCTGCTGCGCCGGAGCCGGGATGGGCAGGAGCTGCCCTTGCAGCGGCAGCAGGATTCAGCTGCCGGCTCTGTCTGCGTACTGAGGGCACACGGTGCTGGAGGCAGCTCTGCCGTGCCCGGCTCTCCCCGGGCCGGGACCCCCCCTGCATCCCTGGGAACGAGGAGGGGTGGCTCACAGGGATCCCCCCAGCCTGTGGGATCTGTCCCAGGGCGTGCGGGCAGGGagtgggcagggagcgggcagcacTCCCCCCTGGGTTTTACGCCTCCTGTCCTTGCGCCCCTCATTGGTTTCAAATGGAGCCAGGTCCATCCCGGGACACTGGGGCTGGCACCAGCGCAGCTGGCGGGAGGAGAGCGGAGCATCGCTCTCGCACCCATCGGGAGGACGATCAGGACAGGGACAGGTTGGTGCCAACGACACGGCGTTACCCGTGGCACACTGCGTCCCTGCGGCAGCCGGAGGGTGAGTCCGGGGCGGCATCTTCCAAGGGTGCCCAGAGCGGGTGCTGCGGGGGTCGGCAGCGGGGCCGGACGCCGGGGTTCACCGCGGCCCTGGCGGGCAGTAGCTCACGAAGCGCCGCGGGCACGCGGCCCTcgctgcccagccgccccctcccgGCTCGCGTCCAGCTGGGAGGACgctgggggacatggagggaccCCTGCGCCGAGGAGCGATGCCTGGGCACGGGGCGGAGGTGAGcacccgggggggctgcaggacgGGGGGAGCTGGCAGGCGCCTCCCCAGGGGTCCCTCTTCATGGAGGAGCCCTGCGGTGCCTCCGTACCTGCTCCCCACCTTCATTGATCCTCCCCGTGCTCCTTTGATTGGCAGGCTGCTAACGAGCTTCCCTGGCAAAGACCTCGTTAGCCACAGGAGCGCCTGGCCAGCATCGGGCTCACCGGGCATAAGGTGCGCCCGGCTCCACTGTGGGCAACCTCCTGGGGTCCCCGCAGGTCCCAACCCAGGGCCAGGGAAGCGCCGGTGGCTGGCAGGAGCGCGTCGTGGCCGGCCCGCGGCCAGAAGCAGGCGCAGCAGCAGGCGGATCGAAGCGCTGAATTATTTAACGAGGGAGCGCGAGGCGGCTGCGACGGCAACACCCCCGTTTTGGGGCACGGCGCCACGCTCGCACCCCGGCACCCCCACGTGGCCCGGACGGGGCGGCCGGGCACCCACTGCCGGGCTGCTGGTTGGGTGCACCCATGTGGGGGCCTTTGCCACCCCCTGGGGCGGTGGGTGCCAGTAGCACGGG from Rissa tridactyla isolate bRisTri1 chromosome 23, bRisTri1.patW.cur.20221130, whole genome shotgun sequence harbors:
- the EFNA4 gene encoding ephrin-A4 isoform X2, whose product is MRPAPLLGLLLWASLLWPPPPPVRGLRHGVHWNGSNPRFLRDDYTIQVAINDYLDIYCPHYEGAVPAGRAETFTLFMVDWEGYRGCYETPGAFKRWECNRPQAPFGPVRFSEKIQRFTPFSLGFEFQPGETYYYISVPSPESAGRCLKLRVSVCCRNTTPEPVTEVPNSQPRGRGGPEDAVPARGVAAPLQPCALCLALPLLALLRI
- the EFNA4 gene encoding ephrin-A4 isoform X1, whose protein sequence is MPGCVQRPCAQDLFRPKPGHLLCWGGGRRGVPPGDKRTPPPAPAPRLALPGRFLRDDYTIQVAINDYLDIYCPHYEGAVPAGRAETFTLFMVDWEGYRGCYETPGAFKRWECNRPQAPFGPVRFSEKIQRFTPFSLGFEFQPGETYYYISVPSPESAGRCLKLRVSVCCRNTTPEPVTEVPNSQPRGRGGPEDAVPARGVAAPLQPCALCLALPLLALLRI